In the genome of Treponema pedis, one region contains:
- a CDS encoding helix-turn-helix domain-containing protein, with protein MNEIGKLLIETRMQHGLELEQVARETNIAKRYLEALENDDYSVFPAEPYILGFLRNYCEYLGLNPEEFIKLYKQIKIQETDLPPDALLPKKNAGSYRLMIIALAAAAVIALIAGLAYFIFSKWLPDLQERQAKNITEEKIIESRKAGNYELTEPRFEKRLFIGDSLKIQAGGKDYVLTVEKVSPSLVLNTEAGNQIINLAETLKLDLNGDAVHDAEILVEDIDKNNPEAGSLVLIKTGSELAAEATVKASDVIVSESSGFSSNAATRVLFEGGSAYPVTLNATFRGYCLFRHESDKANREERYYQKAEQLTVQANNGFRIWASNGNAVKMQLVAGGKTVDLEISRPGEVIVKDLKWIKDDTTRRFKFIIADVD; from the coding sequence ATGAACGAAATCGGAAAACTTCTTATCGAAACAAGAATGCAACACGGGCTTGAACTGGAGCAGGTAGCCCGAGAAACGAATATAGCAAAAAGATATCTTGAAGCCTTGGAAAATGATGATTACAGCGTATTCCCTGCCGAGCCGTATATTTTGGGCTTTTTGAGAAATTATTGCGAATATTTAGGGCTTAACCCGGAAGAATTTATAAAGCTCTACAAGCAAATAAAGATTCAGGAAACTGATTTACCTCCCGACGCTTTATTGCCCAAAAAAAACGCCGGCAGTTATCGGCTGATGATAATTGCATTGGCAGCTGCGGCCGTTATAGCCTTAATTGCAGGTTTAGCTTATTTTATCTTCAGTAAATGGCTGCCCGACTTGCAGGAAAGACAGGCGAAAAACATAACGGAAGAAAAAATAATAGAAAGCCGTAAAGCGGGGAATTATGAATTAACCGAACCGCGTTTTGAAAAAAGACTTTTTATAGGCGATTCTTTAAAAATTCAAGCCGGCGGAAAAGACTATGTACTGACTGTAGAAAAGGTAAGCCCCTCTTTAGTATTAAATACGGAAGCAGGAAACCAGATTATTAACCTTGCGGAAACTCTTAAACTCGATTTAAACGGCGATGCCGTACATGATGCTGAAATTCTTGTCGAAGATATAGATAAAAACAATCCCGAAGCGGGCTCTTTAGTGTTAATTAAAACGGGTTCAGAGTTGGCTGCGGAAGCAACGGTAAAGGCTTCAGATGTTATCGTTTCCGAGAGTTCCGGTTTTTCTTCAAATGCCGCAACCAGGGTGCTGTTTGAAGGCGGTTCGGCTTATCCTGTAACCTTAAATGCCACATTTAGGGGATACTGCCTGTTTCGCCACGAATCCGATAAAGCAAACCGCGAAGAAAGGTATTACCAAAAAGCGGAACAGCTTACGGTACAGGCCAATAACGGTTTTAGGATTTGGGCTTCTAACGGAAATGCCGTAAAAATGCAGCTTGTTGCAGGCGGAAAAACCGTGGATTTGGAAATAAGCCGTCCGGGAGAAGTTATCGTAAAAGATTTAAAATGGATAAAGGACGATACAACCAGACGTTTTAAATTTATAATAGCCGATGTCGATTAA
- a CDS encoding Rpn family recombination-promoting nuclease/putative transposase produces MEIKIKNLTLTNDLLFRGIFGKKGNEHLLKELVNAVLSYKNLPLITHIRLKSPITKIGHLVGKQNILDILGVDNLQNQYAIEMQVLNHLFLRDRMSYYLAKLHTDQNLKGKPYSEIKKSVLICFMDENFYNDKYFFRTAQMRSDVNYEQVVMDKLEFHLIEMKKLMTVLQNCDIIKMKELEKWVYFIKNIDKTGDKNMETLLKENPAFNEAEKEYEEIIGDEEKRLLLLHQEIWEMDRISEKACAREEGLSEGWNNGVRQTKLETAKLMKRENCEISFISKITGLSLNEIKDL; encoded by the coding sequence ACCTGCTTTTTAGAGGAATTTTCGGGAAAAAAGGAAATGAACACTTATTAAAAGAACTTGTCAATGCCGTCCTTTCATATAAAAATTTACCGCTTATAACTCATATCAGGCTAAAATCTCCGATAACAAAAATCGGACATCTCGTAGGAAAACAAAATATTTTGGATATTTTAGGCGTCGATAATTTACAAAATCAATATGCAATTGAAATGCAGGTTTTAAATCATCTTTTTTTACGGGACAGAATGAGTTACTATCTTGCAAAACTGCATACGGACCAAAACCTTAAGGGTAAACCGTATTCCGAAATTAAAAAAAGCGTTTTAATTTGCTTTATGGACGAAAATTTTTATAATGATAAATATTTTTTTCGCACCGCTCAAATGCGCTCGGACGTAAACTATGAACAAGTTGTTATGGATAAACTTGAGTTTCATTTAATTGAAATGAAAAAATTGATGACGGTTTTGCAAAACTGTGATATAATAAAAATGAAAGAGTTGGAAAAGTGGGTATATTTTATTAAGAACATAGATAAAACAGGAGATAAAAATATGGAAACCTTGTTAAAAGAAAATCCCGCATTTAATGAAGCGGAAAAAGAATACGAAGAAATTATCGGCGATGAAGAAAAAAGGCTTTTACTGCTGCACCAGGAAATTTGGGAAATGGACAGAATCAGTGAAAAAGCCTGCGCCAGAGAAGAAGGGCTTTCCGAGGGCTGGAATAACGGAGTAAGGCAAACAAAACTTGAAACGGCAAAGCTGATGAAACGGGAAAATTGCGAAATTTCTTTTATTTCAAAAATTACCGGTTTAAGTTTAAATGAAATAAAAGATTTATAG
- a CDS encoding MiaB/RimO family radical SAM methylthiotransferase — protein sequence MSIKNFFVDLHGCAKNQVDAEILIGIMEGLGWSNCDSAESADLIIVNSCGFIESAKEESINAVINAKAVNPRAKILLAGCLAERYAEILKTDLSEADAVFGNGDLSRLPEVVERLFAKEKIKKSVLTPPQIGVCGGCRPKILNFPRSAYIKITEGCDNFCSFCAIPIIRGRLRSRPIAEITSEITEFVKKDFYEFNLIGQDLAAFQAEKNSAESGLAQLLTAISKIKGEFKVRLLYIHPDHFPLDILPIVTSDTRFLPYFDIPFQSGSEKIIKAMNRKGSPEIYLRLAEKIREAFKNSKSPYGEPCLRTTFLSGFPNETDNDFAATVDFLKNLKPLWSGGFTYSREEDTASYSFKNRVPKKIAEKRLAQIRELQTGITEKKLEEFIGKTLEVLVEELIPLGGESADSVNLNAVAENNGTVLALGRAWFQAPEVDGAVVLSFANGKKDLSGKPIHAGSVVKAKIISRNGFDLEAAVK from the coding sequence ATGTCGATTAAAAATTTTTTTGTCGATTTACACGGCTGTGCAAAAAATCAAGTCGATGCGGAAATTCTTATAGGAATTATGGAGGGCTTGGGGTGGAGTAATTGCGACTCTGCGGAAAGCGCCGATTTAATTATCGTAAATTCTTGCGGATTTATAGAATCCGCAAAAGAAGAGTCGATTAATGCCGTTATAAATGCAAAAGCCGTGAATCCGAGGGCGAAAATATTGCTGGCAGGCTGTCTTGCGGAGCGATATGCGGAAATTTTAAAAACCGATTTATCTGAAGCGGACGCTGTTTTCGGTAACGGCGATTTATCACGTCTGCCTGAAGTTGTAGAAAGACTTTTTGCAAAAGAAAAAATAAAAAAAAGCGTTTTAACTCCGCCTCAAATAGGAGTTTGCGGAGGCTGCCGGCCTAAAATTCTTAATTTTCCGCGTTCGGCGTATATAAAGATTACCGAAGGCTGCGATAATTTTTGCAGTTTTTGCGCAATTCCTATAATACGCGGAAGACTTAGAAGCCGACCCATAGCGGAAATAACTTCCGAAATTACGGAATTCGTTAAAAAAGATTTTTACGAATTTAATTTAATAGGGCAGGATTTAGCGGCCTTTCAAGCTGAAAAAAATTCGGCCGAATCGGGGCTTGCACAGCTTTTAACCGCTATTTCAAAAATTAAAGGCGAATTTAAAGTGCGCCTTTTATATATTCATCCCGACCATTTTCCTCTTGATATTTTACCGATTGTTACCTCCGATACGCGCTTTTTGCCGTATTTTGATATTCCTTTTCAATCCGGTTCGGAAAAAATAATTAAAGCTATGAACCGTAAAGGCTCTCCCGAAATTTATTTACGGCTTGCCGAAAAAATACGGGAGGCTTTTAAAAACTCAAAAAGTCCGTACGGAGAGCCCTGCCTGCGCACGACCTTTTTATCGGGTTTTCCGAACGAAACGGATAATGACTTTGCGGCAACCGTAGATTTTTTAAAAAATTTAAAACCCCTTTGGTCGGGCGGCTTTACATATTCCCGCGAAGAAGATACCGCTTCTTATTCTTTTAAAAACCGAGTTCCGAAAAAAATTGCCGAAAAACGTTTAGCGCAAATACGGGAGCTTCAAACGGGAATAACCGAAAAAAAACTCGAAGAATTTATAGGTAAAACGCTTGAAGTTTTAGTTGAAGAGCTTATTCCGCTCGGCGGAGAAAGTGCGGATTCCGTAAACTTGAATGCCGTCGCTGAAAATAACGGCACCGTTCTTGCTCTCGGACGAGCTTGGTTTCAGGCCCCGGAAGTGGACGGAGCGGTAGTATTAAGTTTTGCTAACGGCAAAAAAGATTTATCAGGTAAGCCGATTCATGCGGGCTCCGTGGTAAAGGCAAAAATAATTTCAAGGAACGGTTTTGATTTGGAAGCGGCGGTAAAATAA
- a CDS encoding LolA family protein — translation MKKNIFIPLLFCIGIFCFSQNITTAAAFFSAVSDKYAQFSDYVVDMNITSGASKQPCTAMFKRPDMLRLDFKSPADQCIVFSGNTLSIYLPDYRTILRQEIDKSSAGGTALATPQGLSLMKRSYTIQYETSASPVQVEEVPSESVVILIMNRKSASETFKTLRVMISPESKLIRRIEAVPVSGGKVIFDFYNYRINVGIKSQNFVFDAPPTAKVLDDFLFIE, via the coding sequence ATGAAGAAAAATATTTTTATCCCCCTTTTATTTTGTATCGGAATTTTTTGTTTTTCTCAAAATATTACCACGGCGGCGGCTTTTTTTTCCGCCGTATCCGATAAATACGCACAGTTTTCGGATTACGTTGTAGATATGAATATAACGTCAGGGGCTTCAAAGCAGCCGTGCACCGCTATGTTTAAACGGCCGGATATGCTCAGATTGGATTTTAAATCGCCTGCCGACCAATGTATAGTTTTCAGCGGGAATACGCTTTCGATTTATTTACCGGATTATAGAACAATTTTACGGCAGGAAATCGATAAAAGCTCTGCCGGCGGCACGGCTTTAGCGACTCCGCAGGGGCTATCGCTTATGAAGCGCTCTTATACGATTCAATACGAAACTTCGGCTTCTCCCGTGCAGGTGGAAGAAGTCCCATCGGAATCCGTTGTAATTTTAATAATGAACAGAAAAAGCGCTTCCGAAACTTTTAAAACCTTGCGCGTAATGATTTCCCCCGAATCGAAATTAATACGCAGAATAGAAGCCGTTCCCGTTTCGGGCGGAAAGGTTATTTTTGATTTTTATAATTACAGAATAAATGTAGGAATTAAAAGTCAAAATTTCGTATTTGATGCGCCGCCGACTGCAAAGGTTTTAGATGACTTTCTTTTTATAGAGTAA